In Porites lutea chromosome 7, jaPorLute2.1, whole genome shotgun sequence, a single window of DNA contains:
- the LOC140943732 gene encoding uncharacterized protein, producing MLGGKETLTKVCGETAGHRDGVQSRWNKPTALCVYRNTVFVCDTGNVAIRMLTSAKGLIPLQSKMAQYANVFRLDKKAKEEDLPRTFKDHVKSVEELVAFLSNHEQEPLERTGKRNTNGPDMTIPRCTRQSFLMVLESLTSLTNTLTEIGHSHLLDRIRFESMTTLGVECYFKGMRADHDMPTVANYAYRRARCVKDDMLRIYQKDFSYFTGPNSYYPEKIIKGELPNIETRPNKLSAITEGTGSKEEDTRRETVMREFAKEYGRGVRQENVRSKTKELTGTLPYALSMCPTTITASLEESEDVTRACQVVDANVALRSTAVRVQTIYQKDDILAVRHNRRREISPFWLAVLLEDVQIEVNGGNFVQQRVSLKWLNQTSDSLTYTSGDVCNGNSPKCILTRVLDFSSDGSDIILTSEEDNTLCRIANGDYGDDDDNENETAPPTAEDEGEVSLPIRLPGVSLSGRRTTRFILR from the coding sequence ATGCTTGGGGGTAAAGAAACCCTAACAAAAGTGTGTGGAGAAACTGCAGGCCATCGTGATGGTGTCCAAAGTCGATGGAACAAGCCTACTGCTTTATGCGTATATCGAAACACTGTTTTCGTATGCGATACCGGTAACGTAGCAATAAGAATGTTGACGTCAGCAAAGGGACTGATCCCCCTGCAAAGTAAGATGGCCCAATATGCAAACGTGTTCCGACTCGACAAGAAAGCCAAAGAAGAAGACCTACCACGTACATTTAAAGATCATGTGAAATCTGTCGAGGAGTTGGTTGCATTTCTCTCTAACCACGAACAGGAACCCCTGGAGAGGACGGGCAAGCGAAATACCAACGGTCCCGACATGACCATACCTCGATGCACCCGACAGTCCTTCCTCATGGTGCTAGAATCGCTGACCAGCCTTACCAACACGCTAACGGAGATTGGGCATAGTCACCTTCTGGACAGGATCCGTTTCGAAAGTATGACAACTTTGGGCGTGGAATGCTATTTCAAAGGAATGCGAGCAGACCACGACATGCCTACAGTGGCTAACTACGCTTACAGAAGAGCGCGCTGCGTGAAAGACGATATGCTGCGCATTTACCAGAAGGATTTCTCCTATTTCACTGGGCCCAATTCATATTATCcggagaaaattatcaaaggtGAACTCCCAAACATCGAGACGCGACCAAACAAGCTGTCAGCAATCACTGAAGGAACAGGTAGCAAAGAAGAAGACACAAGGCGAGAAACTGTGATGCGAGAATTTGCTAAGGAGTATGGAAGGGGCGTAAGACAGGAAAATGTCCGCTCAAAAACGAAAGAGCTAACTGGCACCCTTCCTTATGCCCTTAGTATGTGTCCCACTACCATCACAGCCTCATTAGAGGAAAGCGAAGACGTAACCAGAGCCTGCCAAGTTGTGGATGCTAATGTGGCATTGCGGAGTACGGCTGTACGGGTgcaaaccatttaccagaaagaCGACATATTGGCAGTAAGACACAACCGTAGAAGAGAGATCTCACCCTTCTGGTTAGCAGTTCTTCTGGAGGATGTACAAATAGAAGTGAATGGTGGAAATTTTGTGCAGCAAAGAGTATCCCTAAAGTGGCTAAACCAAACAAGTGATTCACTAACATACACCTCCGGTGATGTCTGTAATGGGAACTCCCCCAAGTGCATTCTAACCCGTGTACTCGACTTTTCTTCCGATGGATCAGACATCATTTTAACATCAGAGGAGGATAACACGCTCTGTCGAATTGCTAATGGGGACTACGGtgacgatgatgacaatgagAATGAAACTGCACCACCAACTGCAGAGGATGAGGGAGAAGTATCCCTCCCGATAAGACTGCCGGGAGTTAGTTTATCAGGACGGAGAACGACACGGTTTATTCTGAGATAA